One window of the Glycocaulis alkaliphilus genome contains the following:
- a CDS encoding potassium/proton antiporter yields MIALPCLAPTAYIGTIMDTAELILLAAAGLVLLAIAGAAATRQAGAPLLLIFLVIGMLAGEEGPGGIAFHAHDTAYLFGSLALALILFDGGLGTKLRRLRSVLRPALSLATLGVIITAGITALAAKYLFGLGWVEAALMGAIVSSTDAAAVLMLIAGKDIRARPRVATTLEAESGFNDPMAVILVVTFVAWLTGQGIPDPLIAALSIIWAIVAGGAIGWFGGRLIAYVERKIGLPIGLYPIFASAGAVFLFAFAEVIGGSGFLAAYLAGVAMASAPKRRAAEATARFSDGLAWIAQIGLFLMLGLLVTPSHAAEVALPALGLAFVLILIARPVAVLVCLAPERFRINERAFIGWMGLRGAVPIFLGAFPVLAGVENANLYFSAAFAVVIASLVIQGWTAGPVARLFNVAPPLERGGNLANAGMIAAVAIGFTLASALVSFGANERDAGREPISPLNMRELLAVLGPDGSMRAVRLESFPSDWDAMDPAERRETFGRIAAGLVAAQNERIMEEREQLLVMRAQEEAGIPLSLPQQARRDTLARRYGGRYDDLDDLLARVDIVPPSLGAAQAALATGWGSSTAALERNALYGRTPREGRFSSLTSAAADYVDVFNTHRDFASFRAERARLREQGAPLVGPALVGQIGPYAESGDAYAAQVRAVMNSGGLTRFDPARDAGFIEES; encoded by the coding sequence GTGATCGCGCTTCCCTGCCTTGCCCCGACCGCCTATATCGGAACCATCATGGATACAGCCGAGCTCATCTTGCTGGCCGCGGCAGGCCTTGTCCTGCTGGCCATTGCAGGGGCTGCCGCGACGCGGCAGGCCGGGGCTCCGCTATTGCTGATCTTCCTGGTCATCGGAATGCTGGCAGGAGAGGAGGGGCCGGGCGGCATCGCCTTCCATGCCCACGACACGGCCTATCTCTTCGGCTCGCTGGCCCTTGCGCTGATCCTGTTTGATGGCGGCCTGGGCACCAAGCTGCGCCGGCTGCGCAGCGTGCTGCGCCCCGCGCTCAGTCTTGCCACGCTGGGCGTCATCATCACAGCAGGCATCACCGCCCTCGCGGCCAAATACCTGTTCGGGCTGGGCTGGGTCGAAGCGGCCCTGATGGGCGCTATTGTTTCCTCGACAGATGCCGCAGCCGTGCTGATGCTGATTGCAGGCAAGGACATCCGGGCGCGCCCGCGGGTCGCCACCACGCTGGAAGCCGAATCCGGATTTAATGATCCGATGGCGGTGATCCTCGTGGTCACCTTCGTGGCCTGGCTGACCGGGCAGGGCATTCCTGACCCTCTCATTGCGGCTCTGTCGATCATATGGGCGATTGTGGCGGGCGGCGCCATTGGCTGGTTCGGCGGCCGCCTGATCGCCTATGTCGAGCGCAAGATCGGCCTGCCCATCGGGCTTTATCCCATCTTCGCTTCGGCCGGCGCGGTCTTCCTCTTTGCGTTTGCCGAGGTGATTGGCGGTTCGGGCTTCCTGGCGGCCTATCTCGCTGGCGTGGCGATGGCCTCTGCGCCCAAGCGCCGCGCGGCAGAAGCCACGGCGCGCTTTTCCGACGGGCTCGCCTGGATTGCCCAGATCGGCCTGTTCCTGATGCTGGGGCTGCTGGTTACGCCCAGCCACGCCGCAGAAGTGGCGCTGCCTGCCCTCGGGCTTGCCTTTGTGCTCATTCTCATTGCGCGCCCGGTGGCAGTGCTTGTGTGTCTCGCGCCGGAGCGCTTCCGGATCAATGAGCGCGCCTTTATCGGCTGGATGGGTCTGCGCGGGGCGGTGCCGATCTTCCTTGGCGCCTTTCCGGTTCTGGCAGGCGTCGAGAACGCAAACCTTTACTTCTCCGCGGCTTTTGCGGTGGTTATCGCCTCTCTGGTCATCCAGGGCTGGACCGCCGGCCCGGTCGCGCGCCTGTTTAACGTGGCGCCGCCACTGGAGCGCGGCGGCAATCTGGCCAATGCCGGCATGATCGCGGCTGTGGCCATCGGGTTCACGCTGGCAAGTGCGCTGGTTTCGTTCGGCGCCAATGAGCGCGATGCGGGCCGTGAACCCATTTCGCCGTTAAACATGCGCGAGCTGCTGGCCGTTCTGGGCCCGGACGGCTCCATGCGTGCGGTACGGCTGGAAAGCTTCCCGTCCGACTGGGACGCGATGGATCCGGCCGAGCGCCGCGAGACATTCGGCCGGATTGCCGCCGGACTGGTGGCCGCCCAGAACGAGCGCATCATGGAAGAGCGCGAGCAATTACTGGTCATGCGCGCCCAGGAAGAGGCCGGCATCCCGTTGAGCCTGCCCCAGCAGGCCCGCCGCGATACGCTGGCACGGCGCTATGGCGGGCGGTATGACGATCTTGATGATCTGCTGGCGCGCGTCGATATTGTTCCGCCCTCTCTGGGTGCGGCGCAAGCCGCGCTCGCCACGGGGTGGGGTTCCAGCACGGCGGCTCTCGAACGCAATGCGCTCTACGGCCGCACACCGCGCGAGGGCCGTTTTTCGAGCCTCACCAGCGCGGCAGCAGACTATGTTGATGTCTTCAACACGCACCGTGACTTCGCCAGCTTCCGCGCCGAACGTGCCCGGCTGCGCGAGCAGGGCGCCCCGCTTGTTGGCCCGGCACTGGTAGGCCAGATCGGCCCCTATGCCGAGAGCGGAGATGCGTACGCGGCGCAGGTCCGTGCTGTCATGAACAGTGGCGGCCTGACGCGCTTCGATCCGGCCCGGGATGCAGGCTTCATCGAGGAAAGCTAG
- a CDS encoding helix-turn-helix transcriptional regulator: protein MSSPIYNRLPVLRAERSLSRKALADAVGVNFQTIGYLERGDYSPSLELALKLAEYFDLPIEMIFSLKPFEPLSRIANQRDQ, encoded by the coding sequence ATGAGTTCGCCCATCTATAACCGCCTGCCCGTGCTGCGCGCCGAACGCAGCCTGTCGCGCAAGGCGCTGGCCGACGCGGTGGGCGTCAACTTCCAGACGATCGGGTATCTGGAACGCGGCGATTACAGCCCCTCGCTCGAGCTTGCCCTCAAGCTCGCCGAGTATTTCGACCTGCCGATAGAAATGATCTTTTCGCTCAAGCCGTTCGAGCCGCTTTCGCGGATCGCGAACCAACGGGATCAGTGA
- a CDS encoding ABC transporter ATP-binding protein produces MTQPDLPDYAIIAEGLEKTYAGSKKREPKQALKGIDLKVRRGSIFGLLGPNGAGKSTFINILAGLTNKTGGTASIWGHDITAAARQARASIGVVPQEINMDVFFTPFETLELMAGFYGVPKGERRSDELLEVMGLADKRNAYVRQLSGGMKRRLLIAKALVHNPPVLVLDEPTAGVDIELRRQLWEYVVKLNGLGVTIVLTTHYLEEAQELCDEIAIIDQGRVVACEPKHSLLRRLDRKTLIIEAEDTLSAIPAGFEGLDADVREGALTITYRAGQTSVGDLIARFNESGQRIRDLRTEEPDLEDVFLALTYNAGHNGAQEAKTAR; encoded by the coding sequence ATGACCCAGCCAGACCTGCCCGATTATGCCATCATCGCCGAAGGCCTTGAAAAGACCTATGCCGGATCGAAGAAACGCGAACCCAAGCAGGCGCTCAAAGGCATTGACCTGAAAGTGCGCCGCGGCTCGATCTTCGGACTGCTGGGGCCCAATGGCGCAGGCAAATCGACCTTCATCAACATCCTCGCCGGGCTGACCAACAAGACCGGCGGCACGGCCAGCATCTGGGGTCATGACATCACCGCAGCCGCGCGTCAGGCGCGCGCCTCGATCGGTGTCGTGCCGCAGGAAATCAATATGGACGTGTTCTTCACGCCGTTTGAGACGCTGGAGCTGATGGCGGGGTTTTACGGCGTACCCAAGGGCGAGCGGCGCTCCGATGAACTGCTTGAGGTGATGGGCCTTGCCGACAAGCGCAATGCCTATGTGCGTCAGCTATCGGGCGGCATGAAGCGCCGCCTCCTGATCGCCAAGGCGCTGGTCCATAACCCGCCCGTTCTGGTGCTGGACGAGCCGACGGCAGGCGTGGATATAGAGCTGCGCCGCCAGCTCTGGGAGTATGTGGTCAAGCTGAACGGGCTGGGCGTTACCATCGTGCTGACGACGCACTATCTCGAGGAAGCGCAGGAGCTGTGCGACGAGATCGCCATTATCGACCAGGGGCGCGTCGTCGCGTGCGAACCCAAGCACAGCCTGCTGCGCCGTCTGGACCGCAAGACGCTGATTATCGAGGCCGAAGACACATTGTCAGCCATTCCAGCCGGGTTTGAAGGGCTGGATGCGGATGTGCGCGAGGGGGCCCTGACCATTACCTACCGGGCCGGCCAGACATCGGTGGGCGATCTCATCGCCCGCTTCAATGAAAGCGGCCAGCGTATCCGCGATCTGAGAACGGAAGAGCCAGACCTGGAGGATGTTTTCCTCGCCCTGACCTATAATGCCGGGCACAATGGCGCGCAGGAGGCCAAGACGGCGCGCTGA
- a CDS encoding zinc-finger domain-containing protein, which yields MARTREKAPAEKVNSPVAARAAFPAPEVIEVTSKRVMCDGGGGALGHPRVWYDMGDDDFVECGYCDRRFVLKAGSDGH from the coding sequence ATGGCCCGTACGCGCGAAAAGGCTCCTGCGGAAAAGGTGAATTCACCCGTGGCTGCGCGGGCGGCTTTTCCTGCACCTGAAGTGATCGAGGTCACGTCCAAGCGCGTCATGTGCGATGGCGGCGGCGGTGCGCTCGGCCATCCGCGCGTCTGGTACGATATGGGTGATGATGATTTCGTCGAGTGCGGTTATTGCGACCGCCGCTTCGTGCTGAAAGCCGGATCTGACGGTCATTAG
- a CDS encoding SLC13 family permease → MNFAWTPRRIGLVTGIVLAIGLQCIPLPDGVSREAWLCLSLALMMASWWASEAIPIAATALVPLALFPLFGIASARDAAFPYADPIVLLLLGGFIVALGIERWNLHARIALNVVAAFGSRPSLMLLGFMIASGVLSMWISNTATTLMMIPIALKVAEAVEKEGVDAKMFAPALALAIAYSASIGGLATPVGTPSNLIAIGYLERTVERSISFPEWMMLGLPAAALIIPAAWIILTRFAFKIPSRAGSGEGHALVIAEKKALGRMTTPERRVAMAFGTVALLWMGRDLPGVLIGMPDISFGWNPLLSWLSAALNLPITLSLNDMQIAMMGALAMFLIPAGGPDGKGRALMDWETTQRLPWGVLILFGGGLSLAAAMDATGLSAWIGSHLAIVAELPLPIVVLILAFMVVFLTELTSNVATTTAFLPVLGGVAAAAGVPAEHLILPVALAASCSFMLPVATAPNAIVYASGAVTMGQMIKAGFRINLVAAPLIAMLASFLAPFVFPA, encoded by the coding sequence GTGAATTTTGCGTGGACGCCGCGCCGTATCGGGCTGGTGACGGGGATCGTGCTGGCCATCGGCCTGCAATGCATTCCCCTTCCTGACGGCGTGTCACGTGAGGCCTGGCTGTGCCTGTCTCTGGCTCTCATGATGGCGAGCTGGTGGGCGAGCGAGGCTATTCCGATTGCTGCCACCGCCCTTGTCCCGCTGGCATTGTTTCCCCTGTTCGGCATTGCCAGCGCCCGCGATGCCGCCTTCCCCTACGCCGACCCCATCGTGCTGCTATTGCTGGGCGGGTTTATCGTCGCGCTGGGCATAGAGCGCTGGAATTTGCACGCGCGTATCGCACTGAATGTGGTGGCGGCCTTTGGCTCGCGCCCCTCGCTCATGCTTCTGGGCTTCATGATCGCCTCTGGCGTGCTGTCGATGTGGATTTCCAACACCGCAACCACGCTGATGATGATCCCCATCGCGCTGAAAGTCGCCGAAGCGGTGGAGAAAGAGGGTGTCGATGCGAAAATGTTCGCGCCCGCACTGGCACTGGCGATTGCCTACTCAGCCTCCATTGGCGGGCTCGCAACGCCTGTCGGCACGCCGTCCAACCTAATCGCCATTGGCTATCTGGAGCGCACGGTAGAGCGCTCGATCAGCTTTCCTGAATGGATGATGCTGGGCCTGCCCGCCGCCGCGCTCATCATTCCTGCAGCGTGGATCATCCTGACGCGCTTCGCCTTCAAAATCCCGTCTCGCGCGGGCAGCGGTGAAGGTCATGCGCTGGTCATCGCCGAGAAGAAGGCGCTAGGGCGCATGACAACGCCCGAACGGCGCGTCGCCATGGCGTTTGGCACGGTCGCGCTGCTCTGGATGGGGCGTGACCTGCCGGGCGTGCTGATCGGCATGCCCGATATAAGCTTTGGCTGGAATCCGCTCCTGTCATGGCTCTCGGCAGCGCTGAACCTGCCCATCACGCTCAGCCTCAATGACATGCAGATTGCCATGATGGGCGCGCTGGCCATGTTCCTCATCCCTGCCGGAGGGCCCGATGGCAAAGGCCGCGCCCTGATGGACTGGGAGACGACCCAGCGCCTGCCCTGGGGCGTGCTCATCCTGTTCGGGGGCGGCCTCTCACTGGCAGCGGCCATGGACGCGACGGGGCTGTCGGCGTGGATCGGCTCTCACCTGGCGATCGTGGCTGAGCTGCCCTTGCCCATCGTCGTGCTGATCCTTGCCTTCATGGTCGTCTTCCTGACCGAGCTGACATCCAACGTCGCCACCACGACGGCTTTTCTCCCCGTGCTGGGCGGTGTCGCGGCGGCGGCGGGTGTGCCAGCAGAGCATCTCATCCTGCCGGTGGCGCTGGCGGCGAGCTGTTCCTTCATGTTGCCGGTGGCGACCGCGCCCAATGCCATTGTCTATGCGTCCGGCGCGGTGACGATGGGGCAGATGATCAAGGCGGGCTTCCGCATCAACCTGGTGGCCGCCCCGCTCATTGCGATGCTGGCCAGCTTCCTGGCGCCCTTTGTCTTTCCCGCCTGA
- a CDS encoding winged helix-turn-helix domain-containing protein has translation MSDFNSSDLDDVIHGRMRLGLMAYLASVEAASFGELKDRTGATDGNLSTHLRKLEDAGYVAITKRFVDRKPRTDAALTDAGRKAWIAYLDDLKKLVGE, from the coding sequence ATGTCGGACTTCAACTCCTCAGACCTCGATGACGTCATTCACGGGCGCATGCGCCTGGGGCTGATGGCGTATCTGGCCAGTGTCGAGGCGGCGAGCTTTGGCGAGCTGAAAGACCGCACCGGCGCCACCGACGGCAATCTGTCCACGCACCTGCGAAAGCTGGAGGACGCTGGCTATGTCGCCATCACCAAGCGCTTTGTCGACCGCAAGCCGCGTACCGACGCGGCCCTGACCGATGCCGGACGCAAGGCCTGGATCGCCTATCTTGATGATCTGAAAAAACTCGTGGGCGAGTAA
- a CDS encoding tyrosine recombinase XerC, with amino-acid sequence MTQGAAPTALVAGFLAHIEGGRRYSAHTVKAYERDLGQWLAFLTAHKGRAVTSKDLSELSGTDWRAWLADRRREGAGPRTLQRALSAVRSFYAFVRARHGIDNAALALVEAPRAPRRLPRPVSEAAAKAMLDDAGTAHSEAWHGARDTAVLALLYGAGLRVSEALSLTGRDYPLADALRITGKGGRTRLVPVLQPVREAVDAYVTVCPFPLAADQPLFKGARGGALNARAVQRCVERMRGALGLPSTATPHALRHAFATHLLAGGGDLRAIQELLGHASLSTTQIYAEVDTARLLSVHAATHPRARRAAGG; translated from the coding sequence ATGACGCAAGGCGCCGCCCCCACGGCCCTTGTGGCCGGTTTCCTCGCGCATATTGAGGGCGGGCGGCGCTATAGCGCCCACACGGTAAAAGCGTATGAGCGCGATCTGGGTCAGTGGCTCGCCTTTCTGACCGCTCACAAGGGCCGCGCCGTAACGTCAAAAGACCTCTCTGAACTCTCCGGCACGGACTGGCGGGCCTGGCTGGCTGACCGGCGCAGGGAGGGGGCAGGCCCGCGCACGCTGCAACGTGCCCTCTCGGCCGTGCGCAGCTTCTACGCCTTCGTGCGCGCCCGTCACGGCATCGATAATGCCGCGCTGGCATTGGTCGAGGCGCCGCGCGCGCCCCGCCGCCTGCCAAGGCCGGTCAGCGAAGCGGCGGCAAAGGCGATGCTGGACGATGCAGGGACTGCCCATAGCGAAGCCTGGCATGGCGCACGCGATACAGCCGTACTGGCCCTGCTCTACGGGGCGGGGCTTCGCGTGTCAGAAGCGCTTTCACTCACAGGACGCGATTATCCGCTGGCGGATGCCTTGCGTATCACGGGCAAGGGCGGACGCACCCGGCTGGTGCCGGTTCTCCAGCCTGTGCGGGAGGCCGTGGATGCCTATGTCACCGTCTGCCCCTTTCCGCTGGCTGCAGACCAGCCGCTCTTTAAGGGTGCGCGCGGCGGGGCGCTGAATGCGCGCGCGGTGCAGCGCTGTGTCGAGCGTATGCGCGGCGCGCTGGGCCTGCCCTCGACGGCTACACCCCATGCCCTGCGCCACGCCTTCGCTACGCATCTGCTGGCCGGGGGCGGGGACCTACGCGCGATACAGGAATTGCTGGGCCACGCCTCGCTTTCAACCACGCAAATCTATGCCGAGGTGGATACGGCGCGCCTTTTGTCGGTGCATGCGGCTACGCACCCAAGGGCAAGGCGGGCGGCGGGCGGATAG
- a CDS encoding DUF484 family protein: MRSNAMPATRNADDTPDWRGAILADPSRVLADGELMIALLGVRHDGNIADLNAAARARLQSEITLLKAANEDLQDMLRGNLAAQASAHAAVMGLMDEPTLAALDRRLAGHTATTLGLEAVRVCLEGITALPRAIAILPAAPGLKAAMLGEASERLGAPDPRLSGPIYGVQASRVASEAVIALEGRGFSGVLCLGSARRDAFRPSDAADLAHFLARILERRLEALLPR; the protein is encoded by the coding sequence ATGCGCAGCAACGCTATGCCCGCAACCCGCAATGCAGACGACACGCCAGACTGGCGGGGCGCCATACTGGCTGATCCGTCGCGCGTGCTGGCTGATGGCGAGCTGATGATTGCGCTGCTGGGCGTGCGCCATGACGGGAACATCGCCGATCTCAATGCGGCAGCCCGCGCGCGCCTGCAGAGTGAAATCACCCTGCTGAAAGCCGCCAATGAAGATTTGCAGGACATGCTGCGGGGCAATCTGGCCGCTCAGGCGAGCGCACATGCTGCTGTGATGGGTCTGATGGACGAGCCGACACTGGCCGCGCTCGACCGCCGTCTGGCAGGCCATACGGCGACCACGCTGGGCCTTGAGGCTGTGCGGGTATGCCTGGAAGGCATCACCGCCCTGCCGCGCGCGATTGCGATACTGCCCGCTGCACCGGGCCTGAAAGCGGCCATGCTTGGCGAAGCGTCCGAACGCCTTGGCGCGCCTGATCCACGCCTTTCCGGGCCGATTTACGGTGTGCAGGCCAGCCGGGTGGCGAGCGAAGCCGTCATCGCGCTTGAGGGGCGCGGCTTTTCCGGCGTGCTCTGTCTGGGTTCCGCACGCCGGGACGCCTTCCGCCCGAGTGATGCGGCCGATCTGGCCCATTTCCTGGCCCGTATTCTCGAACGCCGGCTGGAGGCCCTTCTGCCGCGATGA
- a CDS encoding primosomal protein N': protein MTANRDPSAPQIATVLLPLPLPEAFDYAVPEGMVVAEGDHVVVPLGKRLSHGVVWGVRDGTGGNRPLKPVAERLDAPPFTAAMRDFVDWTARYLAENPGLVLQATLRSRGGLSPSPTETLYHPTGQTPDRMTPARQAVLDAAAEEPASGAELARRAGVSPGVVKGLADAGALRAEQRDTDQPFPAPDPYRDGLTLNDGQEAAASQLRRLVAAGGFQAALLDGVTGSGKTEVYLEAIAELLRREPDAQVLVLLPEIALTQAVTARFEERFGVSPALWHSAIGPTERRRAWREITAGRARIIAGARSAIFLPYRNLRLIVVDEEHDPTYKQDEGLTYHARDLAVARAKIEGAVAILASATPSLETLVNARAGRYGHIRLAARAGSAVLPQIETIDLREHPPEAGHWLSPPLTAAMAETIGRGEQVLLYLNRRGYAPLVLCRACGHKMKSPDTDRWLVEHRYTGRLICHTTGFSMPKPKACPECGAIESLTSVGPGVERVAEEATLRFPEARVEVFSSDSAAGPNGVRELIARMEAGEIDILVGTQIAAKGHNFPKLTLVGVVDADLGLKGGDLRAGERTYQTLVQVAGRAGRADRPGRALLQTHEPEHEAIQALLAGDRDSFLDLEAMMREQLGLPPFGRLAALVMSGTDERLLAQTAKIAAAAAPLSDDVKLFGPAEPPLAVVRGRYRRRFLVQAQRNVDVSAFMATWMARFKLPSSIRARVDIEPYSFL from the coding sequence ATGACCGCGAATCGCGACCCGTCTGCCCCGCAGATCGCCACCGTGCTGCTGCCCCTGCCCTTGCCGGAGGCGTTCGATTACGCCGTGCCGGAAGGCATGGTGGTCGCTGAGGGCGATCATGTCGTGGTGCCGCTGGGCAAACGGCTCAGCCATGGCGTCGTCTGGGGAGTGCGCGACGGAACCGGCGGCAACCGGCCCTTGAAGCCTGTGGCTGAACGTCTGGATGCGCCGCCCTTTACCGCCGCCATGCGCGATTTTGTCGACTGGACGGCGCGCTATCTGGCTGAAAATCCCGGCCTCGTCCTGCAGGCGACATTGCGCAGCCGGGGCGGGCTCTCGCCATCCCCCACCGAGACGCTTTATCACCCCACGGGCCAGACGCCGGACCGGATGACGCCTGCGCGTCAGGCCGTGCTGGATGCGGCCGCTGAAGAACCCGCCAGCGGCGCCGAACTCGCCCGGCGTGCAGGTGTATCGCCCGGCGTGGTAAAGGGGCTCGCCGATGCTGGCGCGCTGCGCGCTGAACAGCGTGACACCGACCAGCCTTTTCCGGCGCCTGACCCTTATCGCGATGGCCTCACGCTCAATGACGGGCAGGAGGCTGCGGCCAGCCAGCTGCGCCGCCTTGTTGCCGCGGGCGGCTTTCAGGCGGCGCTTCTTGATGGCGTGACGGGCTCAGGCAAGACGGAAGTCTATCTGGAAGCCATAGCCGAGCTGTTACGCCGTGAGCCCGATGCGCAAGTGCTGGTGCTCCTGCCGGAAATTGCTCTGACGCAGGCCGTTACGGCGCGGTTTGAAGAGCGTTTCGGGGTGTCGCCTGCGCTCTGGCATTCGGCTATCGGGCCAACGGAGCGCCGCCGGGCCTGGCGCGAGATCACGGCGGGGCGCGCCCGTATCATTGCAGGCGCGCGCTCGGCCATCTTCCTGCCCTACCGCAATCTGCGCCTGATCGTGGTCGATGAGGAACATGACCCGACCTACAAGCAGGATGAGGGCCTGACCTATCACGCCCGCGATCTGGCGGTCGCGCGCGCCAAGATCGAAGGCGCCGTGGCGATCCTTGCCAGCGCGACGCCCAGCCTTGAAACCCTCGTCAATGCGCGCGCGGGCCGCTACGGCCATATCCGGCTGGCGGCGCGGGCAGGCTCTGCGGTATTGCCGCAGATCGAAACGATTGATCTGCGCGAGCACCCGCCCGAAGCGGGCCACTGGCTGTCGCCGCCTCTGACCGCCGCTATGGCCGAAACTATCGGGCGCGGCGAGCAGGTGCTGCTTTATCTGAACCGGCGCGGCTATGCGCCGCTGGTCCTGTGCCGGGCCTGCGGGCACAAGATGAAAAGCCCGGATACTGACCGCTGGCTGGTGGAACATCGCTATACCGGGCGGCTCATCTGCCACACGACCGGGTTTTCCATGCCCAAACCGAAGGCTTGCCCGGAATGCGGCGCGATTGAGTCGCTGACCAGCGTCGGCCCCGGTGTCGAGCGCGTGGCGGAAGAAGCCACCTTGCGCTTTCCGGAGGCGCGCGTGGAGGTGTTTTCCTCCGACAGTGCCGCCGGGCCCAATGGCGTGCGCGAGCTGATCGCCCGCATGGAGGCTGGCGAGATCGATATTCTGGTCGGCACCCAGATTGCCGCCAAGGGCCATAACTTCCCAAAACTGACGCTGGTCGGCGTGGTCGATGCTGATCTGGGCCTGAAAGGCGGCGATCTGCGCGCGGGCGAGCGCACCTATCAGACTTTGGTGCAGGTGGCAGGCAGGGCGGGGCGCGCCGACCGGCCAGGCCGGGCCTTGCTGCAGACCCATGAACCGGAACACGAAGCCATTCAGGCGCTGCTGGCGGGAGACCGGGATAGCTTCCTCGATCTGGAAGCGATGATGCGCGAGCAGCTCGGCCTGCCCCCTTTCGGGCGGCTGGCGGCTCTGGTGATGTCCGGCACCGATGAGCGCTTGTTGGCTCAGACCGCGAAAATCGCCGCTGCAGCCGCGCCTTTAAGTGATGATGTGAAACTGTTCGGGCCAGCCGAACCGCCGCTGGCGGTCGTGCGCGGGCGCTACCGGCGGCGCTTTCTGGTGCAGGCGCAGCGCAATGTGGATGTATCTGCCTTCATGGCGACCTGGATGGCGCGCTTCAAACTGCCCTCCTCGATCCGCGCCCGCGTCGATATCGAGCCGTACTCGTTTTTGTGA
- a CDS encoding type II toxin-antitoxin system ParD family antitoxin, with protein MHISLTETLEKWVRDKVESGLYSNASEVIREALRERIRAERTEAEDIEALRAQIDVGLQQAERGELLDWTMADIKSRLREERNG; from the coding sequence ATGCACATTTCGCTCACCGAAACGCTCGAAAAATGGGTCCGCGACAAGGTCGAGAGCGGCCTTTATTCGAACGCCAGCGAGGTGATCCGCGAGGCCCTGCGCGAACGCATCCGTGCTGAACGCACCGAAGCAGAGGATATCGAAGCCCTGCGCGCCCAGATTGATGTGGGCCTGCAACAGGCCGAACGCGGGGAGCTGCTGGACTGGACCATGGCCGATATCAAGTCCCGCTTGCGCGAAGAGCGTAATGGCTAG
- a CDS encoding F0F1 ATP synthase subunit delta: MTSAGNAISNEAAQRYARALFDLALETKALAKAEADMASLAEAFAESGELARAVASPMHKADDKVKALGALAKALKLSPLGTKFIGVVARNGRAGDLPAMTVAFAALAAAHRGAITADIASADALTATQLKELTTALKTALGREVEIRAEVRPELIGGLTVKVGSRMFDSSLRTKLDGVKQAMKEA; this comes from the coding sequence GTGACAAGCGCCGGTAACGCAATTTCAAACGAAGCCGCGCAGCGCTATGCGCGCGCGCTGTTCGATCTGGCCCTTGAAACCAAGGCGCTGGCGAAGGCCGAGGCCGACATGGCGTCTCTGGCCGAGGCTTTTGCCGAATCGGGCGAGCTCGCCCGCGCGGTTGCCAGCCCGATGCACAAGGCTGACGACAAGGTGAAGGCGCTTGGCGCTCTGGCCAAAGCGCTCAAGCTGTCGCCTCTGGGCACCAAATTCATCGGCGTTGTCGCCCGCAATGGCAGGGCAGGTGATCTGCCGGCCATGACGGTTGCTTTCGCCGCGCTGGCCGCCGCGCATCGCGGCGCCATTACCGCAGATATTGCCAGCGCTGACGCGTTGACTGCCACGCAGCTCAAGGAGCTGACGACGGCACTGAAAACCGCCCTCGGGCGGGAAGTTGAGATCCGGGCCGAAGTGCGGCCGGAACTCATTGGCGGGCTTACCGTGAAGGTAGGTTCGCGCATGTTCGATTCTTCACTCCGGACCAAGCTGGACGGCGTGAAACAGGCGATGAAAGAGGCTTGA